A genomic window from Bacteroidota bacterium includes:
- a CDS encoding T9SS type A sorting domain-containing protein gives MDPEGNLQWMNTISVHDSSITPAGNLMAPRVQVNNGLVYVIAEAFDTLTLKPGDTSFLIPASLSMATSFIAAYNTEGSPMWVKNLRSTDAVIIHDFEVDNAGNLFIVGNMGGITDFDPSAAEYFMSTLGPTDDFIAKYDFAGNLIWVHAIKATGLPCPIFLETDPDGNVVISMAMINNVSADFDLSEADLIFDSNEAGAMVIAKYTTDADLVWAFKISVDTGYGGVNLTDMSIDDDGNIICVGRAGGDNPIDYDPSADVYAISGEDGTEGGMIAKYNGDGNFQWAYQWDVTGQLQCTAVATDNEGNAFVLGELIGTVDLDPSAAEFMITTEAYAATPYDYDGFIMQFDAVGNFVDAGQFYDGGNGWYSNDIFIDDADNLLITNYFSDSIDIDPTTDTEIIYSFVPFLPDDYEVEGYLAKYGNATTFVESLQNDSEIMLYPNPVQNTLHIDCPQKIESVAVFDITGKCIYINEQFNQSGIDMTSAPSGIYFIRIHSQNLINSGTFIKI, from the coding sequence ATGGATCCGGAAGGAAATTTGCAATGGATGAATACGATTAGTGTACATGATAGTTCTATAACACCGGCAGGTAATTTAATGGCTCCACGTGTTCAGGTTAACAACGGTTTGGTATATGTTATTGCGGAAGCATTTGATACACTCACCCTTAAACCAGGTGATACTAGTTTTCTTATACCCGCAAGTTTAAGCATGGCTACTTCTTTTATCGCTGCATATAACACGGAAGGGTCACCGATGTGGGTGAAAAACCTTCGATCAACAGATGCGGTTATTATACATGATTTTGAGGTTGATAATGCAGGCAATCTTTTCATTGTAGGTAATATGGGCGGCATTACTGATTTTGATCCTTCTGCTGCTGAATATTTTATGTCAACCCTGGGCCCCACAGATGATTTTATCGCTAAATATGATTTTGCAGGAAACTTAATTTGGGTGCATGCAATTAAAGCAACAGGGTTGCCCTGTCCTATTTTTTTGGAAACTGATCCGGATGGCAATGTGGTTATCAGCATGGCAATGATAAATAATGTAAGTGCAGATTTTGATCTCAGTGAAGCTGACCTTATTTTCGATTCAAATGAAGCAGGTGCTATGGTTATTGCAAAATATACCACAGATGCAGATTTAGTATGGGCTTTTAAAATTAGTGTTGATACGGGTTATGGTGGAGTAAATTTAACTGATATGTCGATTGATGATGATGGAAATATAATTTGTGTTGGTCGTGCAGGTGGAGATAATCCGATTGATTATGACCCTTCTGCAGATGTATATGCTATTTCAGGAGAAGACGGAACTGAGGGTGGTATGATTGCAAAATATAATGGTGATGGCAATTTTCAGTGGGCTTATCAATGGGATGTAACAGGCCAATTACAGTGCACTGCAGTTGCAACAGATAATGAAGGCAACGCATTTGTTTTAGGAGAGTTGATTGGCACAGTAGATCTTGATCCATCGGCTGCAGAATTTATGATAACAACAGAAGCGTATGCAGCTACTCCATATGATTATGATGGTTTTATCATGCAATTTGATGCTGTTGGTAATTTCGTGGATGCAGGACAGTTTTATGATGGCGGTAATGGATGGTATAGCAATGATATATTTATTGATGATGCGGATAATTTATTAATCACAAATTATTTTTCCGATTCAATAGATATTGATCCTACAACTGACACAGAAATTATTTACAGCTTTGTTCCATTTCTGCCAGACGATTATGAAGTAGAAGGATATTTGGCTAAATATGGCAATGCAACAACCTTTGTAGAATCTTTACAAAATGATTCGGAAATAATGTTGTATCCTAATCCGGTTCAAAATACATTACACATAGACTGCCCACAAAAAATTGAAAGTGTTGCTGTATTTGATATAACAGGAAAATGTATTTATATAAATGAGCAATTTAATCAGTCCGGTATTGATATGACTTCGGCTCCTTCCGGAATTTATTTTATCCGAATTCATAGCCAAAATTTAATTAATTCAGGCACATTTATCAAAATATAA
- a CDS encoding J domain-containing protein, with protein sequence MDFYTLLEVERDATPEEIKSAYRRLAKQYHPDLNPGDKNAEEKFKFLAKAYEVLSSPNKRAIYDHVLAQHEQHKNDQPDPSAYYHEVYDDPRPNARPEPPLGRNSSNENKFIRILLWSLLIVFNFIICKDRNTQQPAQMNKHFIDSLFQFYEVTDSVGLKLDTTINLPQE encoded by the coding sequence ATGGATTTTTACACACTATTAGAAGTTGAGCGAGATGCTACTCCGGAAGAAATTAAATCCGCGTATCGCAGGTTAGCCAAGCAATACCATCCCGATTTAAATCCCGGCGATAAAAATGCTGAGGAAAAATTTAAATTTCTCGCAAAAGCGTATGAGGTGCTCTCCAGTCCAAATAAAAGAGCTATTTACGATCATGTGCTTGCACAACACGAGCAACACAAAAACGACCAACCAGATCCAAGCGCATATTACCATGAAGTCTACGATGACCCGCGTCCAAATGCCCGACCCGAGCCACCCTTAGGCCGAAATTCATCCAATGAAAATAAATTTATTCGCATTTTATTATGGTCGTTATTAATAGTATTCAATTTCATTATTTGTAAAGACCGTAACACACAACAACCGGCACAAATGAATAAACATTTTATAGATAGTTTATTTCAATTTTATGAGGTAACGGATAGTGTAGGGTTGAAGTTGGATACGACTATTAATTTACCTCAAGAATAA